The genomic interval GTCCATCCAGGATGCCCAGGTGCCGGTCGTCTGGCGCGAGGTAGACGTGGCCGGGCAGCAGCAGCGCTCCCTCCTCCGCCACGTGGACGGGGAGCGGGCCCGCGGTGGCCAGCCAGGAGGCCAGGCCCTGGCTGAATCCGATGGCGATGTGCTGCACCACGAGCAGGGGGGCGGGGAAGTCCGAGGGCAACTCGGAGAGGAGCTGGAAGAGGGCGGCGGGTCCTCCGGTGGAGGCGGCCAGGGCGACCACCGCCGCGCGCGCGGACAGGTCTCGCGGCGAAGGGGGGCGTGTGGGGGCGCTGGAGACGGGGATGCGGTCTGGCCATCGCCGGACGACCTTCACCTCGGCCATGGCCTTGAGGGTGTCGCGCAGGCGGCGGCTCTCGGCGTCGAAGTCGGGGGACTCCGGGCCGAAGGGTTTCTGGAGGACGGCGAGCGCTCCGGCGCGCAGCGCGGTCATGGAGGTCTGGATGTCGCGCTCCACCAGTGTCGACACGACGACGATGGGCGTGGGGGCCTCCGTCATGATGCGGCGGGTGGCCTCGAGCCCATCCATGCGCGGCATCTGGATGTCCATGGTCACCAGGTGGGGCCGCAGCCGCTGGGTGAGCTCCACGGCCTCCACGCCGTCGCGGGCTTCGCCCACCACGCTGAGGCCTGGGTCGGCGCGGAGGATCTCCACCAGGAGCCGGCGGGCGGTGGGGGAGTCCTCGGCCACCACGATGCGCAAGGGTTCGGTCCTCGTCGTCATAGCAGTCGTCTCAGGGCCTCCAGCAGGCTGGTCGGGTCGAAAGCGCTCTTCACAAGATAGGCACTGGCCCCGGCTTGCAGCCCGCGCGCCTTGTCCTCGGGGCGGCCTCGAGCGGTGACGAGCACCACGGGGAGCCGGGCGAAGCGCGGTGAGGCTCGGATGGTCTCGGTGAGCGAGACGCCGTCCATGCGTGGCATCTCCACGTCGAGGACCACGGCGTCGGCGCCGCTCGCCTGGAGGCGCTCCCAGGCCTCGGCGCCGTCCACGCAGGGCACCACGTCGTAGCCCGCGCCCTCCAGGATGCTCTGCTCCAGGGCGCGAGTGGTGGGCGAGTCGTCCGCCAGGACGATGCGCCGCCGCTTCCGCTTCGCCGCCGGCGTGGGGAACAGCGCCGAGGAAGGGCGGCCTCCCGCCGCGCGGACCAGGGACGCGGGGTTGAGGAGCAGGGACAGCCGTCCGTCCGGCAACACCGCCGCCGCGGACACGTGGCGAGCGCGGCGCACGCGAGGACCGAGCGCCCGGACGAGGGCCTCCTGCTCGGCCAGCACCTCGTCCACGACG from Myxococcus stipitatus carries:
- the cheB gene encoding chemotaxis-specific protein-glutamate methyltransferase CheB codes for the protein MTTRTEPLRIVVAEDSPTARRLLVEILRADPGLSVVGEARDGVEAVELTQRLRPHLVTMDIQMPRMDGLEATRRIMTEAPTPIVVVSTLVERDIQTSMTALRAGALAVLQKPFGPESPDFDAESRRLRDTLKAMAEVKVVRRWPDRIPVSSAPTRPPSPRDLSARAAVVALAASTGGPAALFQLLSELPSDFPAPLLVVQHIAIGFSQGLASWLATAGPLPVHVAEEGALLLPGHVYLAPDDRHLGILDGRAQVSKAAPVNGFRPSATWLFRSVARSHGREALAVVLTGMGQDGLDGIRELRDAGGRVLAQDEESSVVFGMPGVVVSAGLANEVVSLADMPSRLSLAVWASTQPA